The genomic window AAGGTGTATCCGGTGGAGCTCTCGCAAGCTTTATACATCTTTATACCATATCTCGCTCTTTTGTTTGGCAGGTATTGTCTAAAATGAAGCCTCCCTTTAAAACTTACCAGGGACTCGTCGACCACTACATTTTGGGAGGGTGTATACACTTGACTGAATTTTGTAGCATAGTGGTCGATGACAGGTCGGACTTTATACAACCTATCATAACTAGGGTCTTGTGGGGGTGGGCAGCGGGAATTGTCATTATAGTGAAGACATTTGAGAATGTCCTCAAATCGGGTACGGGTCATCACTGTACTGTTCAAGGGGGTATTGTACAGAATATCTGAGGACCAGTAGTCCCTGATCCCTGTTTTTTTTACAAGTCCCATATTTAGCAACAACCCCCAAAATTTTTGGAGTTCCACAGAATTTGTAGGGGTCCAATTTTGTACCCGGGCAAAATAGGAGGTGGGGTGGCTATCAATACGTTGTTGAGCATACAAGTTTGTATGATGGACCATGTGGGCCAAAAGATCTTCAGAGAAAAACAACTTAAAAAAGTCGACTTCTCTGAAGTCCGATGTATCAACCTGGATCCCTGGGGAGGCACTAAAAGTGGGAatctgaggggtgtagtttccaacgGGTACCCAAGTGGATTCACTGGGACCTGCATCAGCAGGTAGATCTAGTCGCCTGCGACGGGCGGGGGGACTTTCACTCTCACTAGATGAAGATGAAGAAGAGCAAAGAAATTCCTCCCCATCCTCACTAGCAGTCTCAGTGTCAGAACACACCATAGCATAGGCCTCCTCTGCACTGAATAACCTTCTGGCCATGACTACACAGGTGTGGTAAGGCAGGTGGTTTTGATACTATGTGCCTACTGTAactaacttttattaaaaaaataaaacaggagATAGAGATGTCAGAGAGATGTGTCAAGATGGGTGAGAAGAGGGGACACAGTAACTGTCACCACAGCACTTGCACACTACAGCAGAAAGCACAGAGGTACAGGCGGtggggggtgactgagggactGAGAAAAATGAGTGACAAAGTGACAACGTGACAACCGGTCACCTTACAGCCCTatagaaggaatttttttttcctttctcttttaccacaaaaaaaaactaagaagaaAAAGTATGATGGCTTGACAGGGGTGGCAAGTCAGGTGGCTTTGATACTTGGGACACCTGTGTGCCTGCTAtaactaacaattttttttttaattttattttattagaacTAAAAATAAGTGACAGGTCAGGGAGATGTATCAGAACAGGTGAAAACAAGATGTATCAATAGGAGTGGCAAGTCAGGTAGTTGCGATACTTGGGAAACATGCCTGCCTactataacaatttttttatatagtttttttttaagtttttattagAACAAAAAACACGACAGGGTGACAGGTCAGGGAGATGTGGCAGAAGGGGTGAGCAAAGGGGACACAGCAACTGTCACCACAGCACCTGCACACTATAGCAGAAGGCTCAGAGGTACAGGCGACACACTGGTGGGGTGACTGAGGGACTGAGTGACAAAGTGATAGTGAtatagaacaattttttttttctttttttcttttttttttttttattataaataaaacCAAGAACAAAAAAACGTAAGATGACTCGACAGGGGTGGCAAGTCAGGTGGCCGAAATACTTGGGGCACCTATGTGTGTACTATAACTAACTATATTAGTTATATAATATAAAGTTTTCTTtgctttattagaaaaaaaaaccttgacaGGGGTGACAGGTCAAGGATACTTTTTTTATGGCACACAGCAACTCTGTCACCACAGGGGAGATTACAGGGAGCAGTGGCTGTAATAGAGGATCAGCACAGGATCACAGATGATCCACTAACTCTGGGGGGGATTTACTTATGGAGGTGAtatgcttttcttctttctttcactttttttttacatttacacagTACACTTGAACAGGACTCTGCCACCAGACTGCACAGTCAGAGCTCCTGTCAGCAGTGAGACAGATTggcacacttggggggggggacttggggaCACAAGGGGACCAGCAacaggggacacagggggaccaaaaaccttttttctttttacttgttCTCTGCAAGAAAGGACACAGGAATCTGCCACTACACTGTACAGGCAGAGCTCCTGTCACAGAGCAGTAGAGACACAGACAGAAGGAGCTCCTGTCAGACAGGTGCAGGGACACTTTAGGGTGAGGATTCTGGGGGTCTTTGCAGAGGTTCAGCAAGGAGGAGGCTGGATGCTGTTTGGGACACTTTAGGGGGGATCCTGGCAGCAGAGACTTGTTCACTGGTCTCTTGCTGGGGAGAACACTACAGGACCAGCTCACATGCAGCTTATCAGCACACTGACAAACTCCGGTCACAGCAGCAGGGAGGAGGCTGAAGACAGGAAgaggggggcactgtgggggatcTTGAAAACAGCACGAGACACAGTAGGAGCAGAGACTGATGTCCCAGGTCACAGGTGAAGCTGAAGCAGCAGACAGGCAGATGAACTGCCACACAGCAGGACTGTCGGCACCAGGAAGCAGAGGACCAGGCAAGCAGGGGGAGATCGCACTGTGTTGGGGGTGatcagaagtgttttttttttttgtgtttctctctcctgtcacacacagaTCCACACAGTTACTGTCTCAGAGAAGAAGTAACACAGTAATGAGCTTCTCTGAAAAAGTAAACAGCGCAATCTGTGCATCTGTATCTGCGCATGTGGTTGAGTGTTTCACtgaccaatcacagcgatcgctgACATGGGACAGTGCTGATTGGTCCTGTGTCCGTGAGCAGGCTCTGCCAGTGAGCTCTGACAGTAGCAGTTACCAATCTATCACTGTGCAATTTGttacaatgagagatcaaagcagaGACGTACTGTCACGTCCATATGCAGCAAGGCATGTTTAAATTGGACGTGCCAGTACGTGAttatgcaggaaggggttaaatcccAATTTTCCCATAGCGGTGTACTACTCAATGAGCCAGTGACCCTGAGTGTCTTCTTGAATACTTTCCAACTTCTCTGAAAAGCAAAGCAAAGTGTAACTATCTTTTTTCCACTGTGAACTTAACCTATTCCCTCTATCAGTGTTTATCAAACTTTTAATTCTTGTTAATTGTGCCGCTAGATAATATAGTCTAAAATTAGGTAGTGATAAGCCCCCTTTATCACAAGGAAGGCATAAATAGTGTTGTTTAATCTGGGCTCGTTTCCTTCCCCAGATCAAGCGATTCATAATAACTTCAATCCGTTTGAAATACTTATCTTTAATATTAATGAAGGCGGCTCAAAGTAAGTATAAGATCTGGGGGAGGACCACACTCTTAACCAACATAATCTTATCTGCCATCGTTAAGGAGAATTTCTCCCATACAAACAACTTTTGCTCCAACTTATGGAGCAGAGGATTGATGTTTAACTTAACAAAATCTTGTACGTTCCCCGATACCTTTACTCCCAAGTATCCAATATAAACCTCTTTCTCCACTATCTTTAAATCACATCCTAACTGTACGGGACCGTTATCCAACTTCAAAAGGGATGACTTCCTCCAGTTTATACTTAGACCAGCAAGGGTACCATACTGTTCAACTATATCTATAAACTTCGGGACAGCATTTTGAGggttcttcaaaaaaaaaaacaaaataacatcatCTGCATAAAGTAGCAAATGATCCAAGCTACCCCCAAGCCAAAACCCTCGATTTCTGTGCTTCCCTTAATCTTCCAAACCAGGGGTTCCATTGCTAGGGCGAAGAGCAGGGGCGACAGAGGGCAGCCCTGCCTGCTCAGCTCCACAGCTTCAGAGACCTCACCGTTTACCAATACTCTTGCTATCGGGTTCTTATAACATATGCAGATCCATCTAACAAAATAATCACCCACATTAAATAACTCAAGTGTTCTAAACAAAAACTGCCAAGTGACCCTATCGAAAGCTTTGGTTGCGTCTAAACTAAGCACTGCTCTCCCATTGTTACCTGCttattaaggaacatttattctgTTATTGAACGTTGAACGCCCTGAAATGAAACCATTTTGTTCCTCCCCCACTAAGGATGTCATAACCTCCGATAACCTTGTTGCCAGGGCTTTTGCGAGAATTTTAAAATCCGCATTCAGAAGTGAAATTGGtcgatactagagatgagcatgctcgagtcgatccgaacccgaactttcggcatttgattagcggtggctgctgaacttggataaagccctaaggctatgtggaaaacatggatatagtcattggctgtatccatgttttccagacaaccttagagctttatccaagttcagcagcccccgctaatcaaataccgaatgttcgggttcaaatcgactcgaacccgaacccggttcgctcatctctagtcgataTGCATCCGGATCTAGATGGTCCTTAGCCTTTTTTGGAATAACCATTATCAGCGCTTCCTTCATAGATTGAGGCAGTTCTCCAGTCTCCCATGCGGTATTAAATACCACAAAGATAATAAATGGAAGTAAGGCCTTGTTATATTTCTTATAGATCTCATAAGGGAGGCCATCCGATCCAGGTGCGGATTCATTCCTAACTGCTCTTAGTGCATTCTCTAATTCATTCAATGTTAAGGGTGAacgtagtttgtttgtttttttgttccacAGACAATTTTGGGAGCAGGATCCCTTCCAAATACCCCTCGACCTCTTTCATATCTACCATGTGATCCACATTGTAAAAGCTGGAATAGAACTCTCTAAAAACCTCCATAATTGCATGCCTGTCTGTTACAATTTCCCCCCTGTCATTCCTTATTTGTGTTATTTCCTTCCTTTTATGAAGCTGTGCGTTGAGTAGGTCAAGGACAAATTTTCTCGGTCTACCCTCTTCTACATATGCTTTTTGTCCCCTAAAGAAAATACCATGTTGTGCTTTTTCCCATACCAAATTCTTTAATGCTTCCTGGGCTTGATTTAAGTTGACCAGATTTTCATGTGAACCATCCTGGGCATAAATATGAGATTTTACTTCTATTTCCTCTATACAATCCTTCTCTTTCCTTCTTGCCTCTTTACGAAAAAAGGTAATATCACTACACAACAGCCCCCTAATGTAAGCTTTCAACGCTTTGAAACTGGTTTTGTGGCTATACGCTTTATTTGGAGAAAGTTATGGAAGATttgatataacttttattttattgcttttaaaaatttaaacttttttaaacaactaaatgtgtttaaaattgctctattaccatccttataacgcttttattttttgctctACGGGGCTGGACTATTTGctgtgatctgtactttctaacaGTAGCTTGCTTGCGTACATGCAaagttttgataactttttatttatatttttctgcatttgaggtgaccaaaaatcagcaatttcgcACTTTGGCGGTTTTTGCTCCTacaccatttaccatgcaagataaGGAATGTCATCATTTAAGTGTTTGGGTGATTCTGCATGCGTCAATAGCAAATATGTtggttttttatttataaaatggcatAAGGGGGGCGATTTAACCTTTTTatcatgggattttttttattaatgaaaagctttttttttttttttttactagactaCCAGGTAAGGGGGTCTTACAGAATTTAAAAGCATGTTTTGCAGCTGTCTGTTTTAACAGCTGCGTTGAAATGGTTAACTATCTGGGTGCAGCGATCGGCCCAGGCCGACTAATAGCCCCGgtccccggctgctgatagcCGCCCAGTATAGAGAGGGGTTATGGCGTGACCCCGTAACTGTACGTTGTGGTGccagaaggggttaataaataatgaacatgcttatgACTTATGGCCTGCTTTTGCAGCTGTTTTCTAGTTCACACATTATCACTAAAGATTAAAGtggtatttagcttttattttactgtgtgtgaacctggcctcataATGTAAAACAGAAAAAGCTAACTTTTCAATGCTGATTTTAGTGATCTTCAATAATGATAACAACAGAGAACAATTGTCCTTTTTTCCATAAACCTTCTTGCCTAACAATCACATGATTTAAAGCATGGAAAAGTCCATGTGATGAAAAGTTTTAAATATCAGTATGAAATGCCTTGGGAAAGGAGAAAAAACTACAAAGAATGCTACTCACAAGTGAAAAATAAATGAGAAGATTCCCTGTCTATGTCTGACAGCTTGTACACTCAATCTTTAGGCTGCTGCTTCCTGCCATATGACTGCCCAGAATGTCAGGGCTCTGTCCTACATTAGTGGTTACTAATTTCCTCGAATTAAACAAATTATATTTGTAATACGTTGTAACAATACTTAGTAAAACCACAAGCACCCATAAACTGGTTAAGATTTGAGCCGTCTTGATTTTAACAATGGGACAGCCAAGTGGAGACCTACATAGTCTTTCCGGtaacaaaaaaaactgtaacAAGGATTTGGTCGCTCTGACTCCATATATCTGGCCACACAGTCCTGACTTTAGATGTGGTTATGGTTCTCAAGTGAAGTGAACTAAATCAGCAACATAACAGAAACTACTAAAAGGGTTTCCTGTCTCATTTCTTGCACTGTTCTTACCTCCACAAGTGACTCATTTGTGGAAAACTGCTATTCATTTTACCAAtactagtattaaaggggtagtgcggcgctcagaaattattcacagaataacacacattacaaagttatacaactttgtaatgtatgttatgtctgtgaatcgccctgttccccgtgtcccaacacccccacccgtgtacccggaagtgttggtgcgttatacattacctgatccgtgtcgagggccgtccgccatcttgtgccaaacgtcatcttcggacggacggccgagtcgctgccgcccaaCCCACTttcgccgcgtcacaactgtgctcagccgcgattggctgtgcacagttatgctcagccaatcgtggctgagcagctgatgacgcggccgcgtcatcagctgctcagccgcgattggctgagcagagttatgctcagccaatcgcggctgagcatcggatgacgctgctcGGAGAAGacgccgcccgaagaagacgccactcgctgaagatcggagactggtgtcggcacgtgacaggtatgtatagcgcaccacacttccgggtacacgggtgggggtggtgggacacggggaagggggtcattcacagacataacatacattacaaagttgtataactttgtaatgtgtgttagtctgtgaataattttttaccgccgcactacccctttaatggaaggcATTCTAACTAATGTAGAGCATGAAAAATATATAAGGGTTTAGGGCGAACTACAAGATGGTCATCAGGCCAAGCTGTGCAAGTGACAGAGAACACATGAATAATACATGGAGACACTGACAGGTGTTAAAGGGAATAGATTCCCTGTATAAAGCACCTTTCCTTTAGACAGAATTGTCTggaaactaaagaaaaaaatctaataaattaaAGTTTCTGTTTCTAATTAATATTTCTTATGCAATAACAAAATGATGCAGTCCAAATAACAAAGCGGGGCCCAGGTTAAGGCAGGGAAAGGTCACAGTTTTTAACCTTTAAAATTGGCACATGTACTTATGCCATGTGATGGCTATTGTGCAACGTTTGGATGATAAAAATTCTCACAGTGTGCAATAAGGTCACCCGCACATTACCACACAAGTTAATGTGCGGTCAACAATGATATGAGTGAAGCACCACGTGACTGGCCAGCACAATTATTGTGTCATGAAAAGGCTCCCTAAAGGAGCGCCAATCTATCAGATCAGTGCCTGTATCAGACATAGGTCTGTCCATCTAAAAAGAtgcttaggccagtttcacacatatagtattgcagcggatttcatgctgattGGCAGAACAGCATGGCCAGGTAAGGTATTAGCCTAGCagcagcggtgggttaagtgggaaggggctttacgtTCTTGCAGCGGAATAAAAAAATCTGCGAGTATGTGAAGCCATAGAAAATTATAAGAAAgattatcgcagcagattttggtGTGGAACTTGCAGCGTGCAATAATCTGCGATACTGCATGTATGAAActggccttagggtgccttcacacgtaccggacccgcagcggatttcacgctatgAGTTTGCatcgaaatctgctgcagatcctggaagtgtgaaggtctatggggttacatatccgtaCCTGGGTTACATGTATTTAACCCGGCCCGGagaatacatcacctgctcgacgccgcggctgtgtgtgaggctcccgttggtccccaccagccaatcagtgctgccatgcactgattggctgatggggagcgaggggagccgggagcctcacacacagccgttgtgccaagcaggtaatgtatgctcaggacctggggctgcgggcggcagggggtcAAAGGGGCcgagtcacatactggcagcggaatgaaaattccgctgcgggtatgtgacctattcaacttcacactaccaggatccgcagcgtatttgaCAAACTCGCAGTATGAAATATGCTgcggatgcggtacgtgtgaagctacccttagagccAAAATGCATAAGAAACATGAAAAATACAGCAAAATCAGCAATAAGAATACACATGGCCAATTCCACACTGATTTTAAGTTTTGTTTTTACAACAGTAACAATATATTTTTCCTGATTCCTATCATTAGCGGCCTGACAACTTTTTACACAAAAAGACAAGAAGGACATCTCTCTGATAAGTACCAAACCAGTTTGACAGTTTCATCAGTACTAGTGTTACCATGCTGTCTGTAATGCTGCCTAGGATTGTGGGCAGGACAGTTACAATGGCATAATGTAATTGACAGCTATGGTCTAAAGTACAGATGCAATCAAGTGAATAGGGCTGAGCTCTAGTACCACACACAATCACCTGCATGGGTAAATCAATGTACACACTGGAACCAGGAAACCTTATATGGCTGATGACACAGAACACAAGACAATGCGCttcctgatgtaaacaagtatcGTCGCCCAAACAATTAACATTAAAATATTAAATGTTATTGGTGCCACACAGTAAATGCTGTAAccaaaaaacattaataaaaaaagtCACATGTTCGCTTGTGGTCACATACTGTAACATTCGTTCACaaactgtatttttttatttaacaacggccgttgtgtttgcaacaaaggccgttgtttaatcacagtgGCTACTACtgtggaatcccggacagagacTATACACACTGTTTACAGTCCGGCAAGGATTaaatgcggccgcacaaaaaactccCAAGTctattctgtgcggccgctattcattgaacagcagccGCATGAAatactgtgcagacaatgtaaagtgcggctcccaccatactttacattatctgctatggctaattggagtgcgaaCACACCTAAGTGTGCTCGTATTCCAAATAAAAAGAAGTGTTGCTGACATCTGAACGTTGAACAAATGAGACAGCGGACGTTCTGTGAGATagatgtgtcacagaacggccactgatctgccatgtgtgaacattagGGTGGACTCACACATACTGTATTCCAGTGgttttcacactgtgagttttgcagtgaaatccactgcgatactaaTTTCTATAGTCCATTCTCACATTTTCAGTCCATGGAATGTATTATTCCACAAACTTGTAATAATTACCTACTTAGCTTTCGGCAACATACTTACCCGTCTGTTTAATGCTTCTCTGGGTCTCTGTTTGGTGATGGCCCAATTCGTCAATCATAGGCTGTGAAGggacagtgcagtgattggccgagcatgCTGTCAGTGTGCAGGGACCCGAAAAAGCATGCAAGAGCGTGCCAGTaaaacatggacaggtaagcatggtgggAATGGAGTGGGAATGGAGTTCTACAGACTGTTATGGAAAcccacagcatgaaatccactacGATGTGGcatgtgtgaatacacccttaggaTAAAATTGAATAGAAAGAGATCAAGAAGTTATAAAGTTATAAAAGGTCAGAACATGTAAGAACaaaagatatacagtggtgcctttgattacgagcataatacgttccgggtccgtgcttgtaatccaaatccactcttaaaccaaagcaaattttttcataataaatcatagaaatgcagacaattggttcctcaccaccaaaaataatgatttattattctgaataacatgtggaacaaatgaaacaaacattcagaaccagcagaatatgtgatattataagttactgtacagtaatggagaggatagggaaacacaaggactgacagatactgcagggaacaggaaggaatgagcagggcaattGTGGGCATAGTATAGCAGCGATCTCTGTCCGGGAAAAGAGGGGTCACAGCCATGGagagataacctccacagtcctgtcccctgatgcaagccccagcctgaagtggatctgctatgatttggaaggtgagggagacttcctgggtcggagtacagggctgtagaccgagctatgcagaccatgccccttccccactccccctcccacccagtacagggagctctcaaaccaaagcaatgctcttaaaccatgacacaattttgaaaaattgtgagctcttaaaccaaaacgctcttaaaccaagttactcttaaaccaaggtaccactgtatacaaaTTAGGTATCATTGTAATCATCCAGACCTGAATActaataacatgtcaattttaccacaTGCTGAATGACACAATAATCCCCCCTCTCTCCACAACAAGattgtattttgtatttatttatttttgttcaatttcaactcaaatattgatttatttcttttttacagtATACTTTATGGCAAAATGTATGTTGTTATTACAGAGTACAATTGGTACTGCACAAGAAAAGCCCTAAAACGCCTCTGTAGATAAAAAATGAAAGTTATGACTGTGAGAAAAAACAAAAGTAAACAAAATGGAAACTGGCCTGGTCTTTAAGGTGTTAATGAATGTTATGAGggcgtataaaaaaaatacagtaaaataaCTGAGTTATGATAACAAATTACCTGGTACAGCCCCATGAAGACAGAGCCTATCTCTTAAGGTTCCAGTGAAGACATTGGAAGATCACAGAATCTAAAACAAaagcaaagaaacaaaaaaaaaagactttgtaaAATAGCAGCATATTATTTAGGCCCACACACATAAGGTTTATATATGAACTTACCTGAAGAATGAACTTACCTATACAGAGTAGCTGATGTACAGTATGCCAGTACTACATTATGGATTACATGATGTTATGTGAATTGCGCATAACCGCACCCCAATGTTTTTCATTATTGCAAAATCTGCATAAGCAACATTAAAAGAACTGACACAACTCCTCTTGACATGAAACTCATATAGAAACTGCATCAGAAAACTGAGACATAAATTACCCCACTAAATGGGACAATCCATGTCCAATATCTCCTGCAAGGTTTTGTGGGAAACATTGGGAGCCAAACAAATAGAAACCTGTCCTTATGTACCGCAAAAAGGTAAGACAGAGTTAAAGCACAAAGACTGTGATCAAATGCTACATTGTGGTcagtaacaatttaaaaaaaactttaaaacatTGTTCCTGCTCCACTGGTGAAGAAACCCAAGCATCAAAATCCTCACTAACATTTAACTACAGGCTTTTTATGGCTTCATATGTGAGCTGTGAAGTTACCGACAAATACGGGATCCACCCGCATCACATCAAGGTGCTGAAAGCTGCTTACCTGCTTTCCCCTGACAGGAAGGAGCTATGCTATGCCTGTGTGAATACTCTCTCCCTAAGGTCTTCTTCTCAcgcattgttttttttctgcatttttgtTTGCTTGAAAAAAAGCCATATATTTCaagatatatataaattttttacatACGTCTGTAAAAGTACTATTttgccattaaagtctatagaaaatttt from Dendropsophus ebraccatus isolate aDenEbr1 chromosome 1, aDenEbr1.pat, whole genome shotgun sequence includes these protein-coding regions:
- the LOC138783605 gene encoding piggyBac transposable element-derived protein 4-like, which translates into the protein MARRLFSAEEAYAMVCSDTETASEDGEEFLCSSSSSSSESESPPARRRRLDLPADAGPSESTWVPVGNYTPQIPTFSASPGIQVDTSDFREVDFFKLFFSEDLLAHMVHHTNLYAQQRIDSHPTSYFARVQNWTPTNSVELQKFWGLLLNMGLVKKTGIRDYWSSDILYNTPLNSTVMTRTRFEDILKCLHYNDNSRCPPPQDPSYDRLYKVRPVIDHYATKFSQVYTPSQNVVVDESLVSFKGRLHFRQYLPNKRARYGIKMYKACESSTGYTFRFQIYEGKDSKIEPPNCPPNLKISGKIVWDLIYPILGKGYHLYIDNFYNSVPLLTTLSTQSTLACGTIRRNKKGLPRALLGQNLRKGESSAMCKDNLMFLKFKDKREVLFLSTIHDSSCRPAAVRGSSTPMNKPVCILDYNRFMGGVDLSDQVIKPYSAMRKSKTWYKKLAVHLTQIALYNAFVLSRHAGSRDTFLQFQEKVIKNLIFGDLGEGVASGSNVCRIVPGQHFPLLITPTERKSKPQK